From the Bacteroidia bacterium genome, one window contains:
- a CDS encoding DUF2795 domain-containing protein — MYWTLELASHLEDAPWPATKEELVDYAVRTGAPLEVIENLNELADEDMPYESIEEIWPDYPTKEDFLFNDDEY, encoded by the coding sequence ATGTATTGGACATTAGAATTAGCCTCTCATTTAGAAGATGCACCTTGGCCGGCAACTAAAGAAGAATTGGTTGATTATGCCGTGCGTACAGGCGCTCCATTAGAAGTTATCGAAAACTTAAACGAACTGGCTGATGAAGATATGCCCTATGAAAGCATAGAAGAAATTTGGCCGGATTACCCAACAAAAGAAGACTTTCTCTTTAATGACGACGAATATTGA